The Pan troglodytes isolate AG18354 chromosome 1, NHGRI_mPanTro3-v2.0_pri, whole genome shotgun sequence genome includes a region encoding these proteins:
- the ACTL8 gene encoding actin-like protein 8 translates to MAARTVIIDHGSGFLKAGTAGWNEPQMVFPNIVNYLPCKENPGPSYARRRVSLGIDICHPDTFSYPIERGRILNWEGVQYLWSFVLENHRREQEVPPVIITETPLREPADRKKMLEILFELLHVPSVLLADQLQMSLYASGLLTGVVVDSGYGLTRVQPFHQGRPLPASGKTLEFAGQDLSAYLLKSLFKEDCDRRCLFQLETVAVTQMNKCYVPQNLGEALDFRERQQSALDESNTYQLPDGSRVELTPMQRVAPEMFFSPQVFEQPGPSIPRAIVESVESCEISLRPLLVSHVMACGGNTLYPGFTKRLFRELVGDHVSSTKATVWEGSNRNFSVWLGASVVAHLSTYQSEWMSREEYGEHMRM, encoded by the exons ATGGCTGCAAGAACCGTTATCATTGACCACGGGTCTGGCTTTTTGAAGGCTGGCACGGCCGGCTGGAATGAGCCTCAGATGGTCTTCCCGAACATCGTGAACTACCTACCGTGCAAGGAGAACCCTGGCCCCAGCTATGCCCGTAGGCGTGTGAGCCTGGGCATCGACATTTGCCATCCTGACACCTTTAGCTACCCCATCGAGCGGGGCCGCATCCTCAACTGGGAGGGTGTGCAGTACCTCTGGTCATTTGTGTTGGAGAACCACAGACGGGAGCAAGAGGTCCCCCCTGTGATCATCACGGAGACACCCTTGAGGGAGCCTGCGGACCGAAAGAAGATGCTGGAG ATCCTGTTTGAGTTGCTGCATGTCCCATCGGTGCTCCTGGCCGACCAGCTGCAGATGTCCCTGTATGCCTCTGGCCTCCTGACCGGAGTGGTGGTTGATTCTGGCTATGGCCTGACCCGCGTGCAGCCTTTCCACCAGGGCCGCCCCTTGCCCGCCAGCGGCAAGACGCTGGAGTTCGCCGGCCAGGATCTCTCCGCCTATCTCCTCAAGAGTCTCTTTAAGGAAGATTGCGATAGACGCTGCCTGTTTCAGCTGGAGACAGTCGCCGTGACTCAGATGAACAAGTGCTACGTGCCGCAGAATCTGGGGGAGGCCCTGGACTTTCGTGAGAGGCAGCAGAGTGCCTTGGATGAGAGCAACACCTATCAGCTCCCAGACGGCTCCCGCGTGGAGCTGACCCCCATGCAGCGGGTGGCTCCTGAGATGTTCTTTAGCCCGCAGGTGTTCGAGCAGCCGGGGCCCAGCATCCCACGGGCCATTGTGGAATCCGTGGAGTCCTGCGAGATCTCCCTGCGCCCCCTGCTGGTCTCCCACGTGATGGCCTGCGGGGGCAACACCCTCTATCCCGGGTTCACAAAGCGCCTGTTTAGGGAGCTGGTGGGGGATCACGTCTCCTCCACCAAGGCCACGGTCTGGGAGGGTTCCAATAGAAACTTTAGTGTCTGGCTAGGAGCGTCCGTGGTGGCTCACCTTTCTACCTACCAGTCTGAGTGGATGTCCCGAGAGGAGTATGGTGAGCATATGAGGATGTGA